The window CGAAGGCATTGACGCGGATCTCTCCAAGGAACTCGCCAAGGAGCTTGGTGCCGAGCTGGAGATCGTCGAATCGAGCTTCGGCACGTTTATCGCCGATCTCCAGGCCAACAAATGCGAGATCGGCATGTTCGGCGTCGGCGCCTCGTTGAAGCGGGCCCAGGCGGTGGAATTCTCCAAGCCCTATCTGATCACCAACATTTACGCCGTCACCCGCAAGGACGGGCCGATCAAGAGCTGGGCCGACGTCGACAAGAAGGGCGTCAAGGCGGCCGTTACGCTCGGCAGCTATATCGAGCCGTTCATGAAATCCTATCTCAAGAACGCCGAACTGGTCTCAGTCGCCCCACCCAATACCCGCGAAGGCGAGCTGGTCGCCCAGCGCGTCGACGTGATTATCACCGACTATCCAACCGCCATCAAAGTCACCGACGAGTTCGACTGGGCAAAGACTATCGTACCGGAAGAGAAGCTGGCGGTGACACCTTACGCCTACGTCGTGCCACAGGGCGATCAGATCTGGCTCAACTACATCAACCTGTTCATCGACACGATCAAGCTTGATGGACGGCTGATGAAATACGCCAAGAAGAACAAACTCGACCCGATCGTCGCGCCCTGAGGCAGACCTGACAGGTCCGGGGGGCGAGCATGCAGACTTACCAATTCCGATGGGACGTCATCCCGAATAACATCGACTTCCTGATGTCGGGGTTGCAGATGACGCTGATCATTTCGGCGACCGCCTTGGTCTTCGCGATGATCGGCGGGTTGCTGCTCGCGCTCGTCGACATGTCGCGCTACCTGGCGGTGAGGGCGATCGGACTGGCGATCGGCGAGGTGATCCGTAATACACCGATCCTGGTGCAGCTCCTATGGGTCTACTACGTGCTGCCGATCGTCTTTAACATCCGCATCTCCTCGTTCGCCGCGATCCTGATCGGCCTGTCGGTCTACATGGCCGCCTTCATGTCGGAGGTCTATCGGAGCGGCATCCAGGCGGTGCCGAAGGGCCATCGCGAAGCCGCGCAAGTCCTCGGCTTAACGCCGTTCCAGAGCTTCCGCCGCATCGTCCTACCGCAGGCGATCCGCTTCACGCTGCCGCCGCTCGCCTCCAATTTTGTGCAACTGATCAAGTTCTCATCGCTCGGCGCGGTGATCTCGGTCACCGAGATCACGCGGCGGGGGATGGAGCTGTCGTCCTCGACGTTTCGGCCGCTTGAAATCTTCTCGTTCATCGCGGTCGTCTACTTCCTTATCTGCTGGCCGCTGTCGATGACAATCCGTATCTGGGAGCATCGCCTTGCGCAACGCTGAGCCAGCCCCGGACGCACGTCACAACATCGCCAACGAGGTCGCCGCCGGTCGCGATGCGCTGATTGCCATGACGCAGCGTCTCGTCGCAGCGTCTTCGCCCAATCCGCCCGGCGACGTGACCCAGGCCGCCGACGTCGCCGCCACGCTACTGGCGGAGATCGACGGAGCGCGCGTCGAGTGGTTCGAGACCGCACCCGGCATCGTCAATCTGGTGGCGATGATCGACAGCGGACGTCCCGGCAAGCGTCTCGTCTTTAATGGCCATCTCGACACGTTCCCGCTCGGCGAGGACCTCGGCTGGACGGTATCGCCGCTAGGGGGAACCTTGCGCGACGGCAAACTCTACGGACGCGGCGTGTCGGACATGAAGGGCGGCATCGCCGCCTCGCTTGTTGCCACACAGGTGCTCGCGCGCCATCGCAACGCCTGGAGCGGTGAGATCGTCGTCACGCTCGCGGGCGATGAGGAGAACATGGGCTCGCTCGGATCGCGCTGGCTGCTGGAGAACATCTCCCACGCCAAGGGCGACGCGATGATCAGCGGCGACGTCGGCTCCCCGCTCGTGGTCCGATTCGGCGAGAAGGGCCTGTGCTGGATCGAGATCGATGCAACCGGCCAGCCCGCACATGGCGCGCACGTCCACAAGGGCGTCAACGCAATAGACCGGCTGCGCACCGCGCTCGAAGGGCTCAAGCGTCTGGAGGCGCTTCCGGTCAATGCCCCCCCGGCCGTCACCGCAGCGATCATGGCCGCAAAGTCCGTATCGGAACCCTTGTCGGGGGCTGGCGAGGCCGACACGCTGCAACGCATAACGGTGAACATCGGCACGATCTCGGGCGGTGTCTCGCCCAACCTCGTGCCGTCCCACGCGCGGGCCGCGGCGGATATCCGCCTGCCGGTCGGCGTCACGCTGGATGAGGTCGAGGCGGCGTTGCGGCGTGAACTCGGCGCAATCGACGGCGTCACCTGGCGCGTCATCGAGAAGTATCCGCCGGGATTCACCCCACCACACCATGAGATCGTGCGCCACACGGTCGCGGCCGCGACCGAGATCCTCGGCCGCGCTCCTGTCGTCAACATGCGCGTCGGCGCATCGGATGCGCGGCTCTATCGCATGTTCGGTGTGCCCAGCGTGGTGTTCGGCTGCACACCATTCGGCATGGGCGGACCGGACGAGTACATTCTGGTTGATGAGCTCGTGCGGGTGGCGCAGGTGCATGCATTGGCCGCGCTCGCATTTCTGAGCGACTCTGAAGAAGGAACGACATGACGGAAGCCCAACTGCTCGCCACGACGTCCGGATTCATGGGCGTACCGTGGGCCACCTCCGCGGCCGGTGCCAAGGCGGCAATCCTCGGCGTGCCATTCGATTGCGGCACGCATGCGTTCCGTATCGGCTCGCGGCAGGGGCCCGCGTCGATCCGTGAACAATCGCGACTGGTGCGCGCCTACGAGTCGGAGGTTGCAGACTACGACGTCCGGGCACAGCTCAAGCTGGTCGATTGCGGCGACGTGGTGCTGACGCCGAGCCGGATCCAGGACGCCTTCGCGCGCATCGAGGAAGCTTCATGGCGGATCGTCGAGGCCGACACGACTCCGATCGGGTTCGGTGGTGACGGCTCGATCTCGGTGCCGCTGGTTCGCGCCGCCGCGCGCAAATGGCCCGACCTGTGCGTGCTGCATATCGACAGCCATACTGACTGCCATCCGGTCAATCCCGATCATCCCTATGACGCGGCGAGCCAGTTCAGCCATGCGGCGCTCGAGCAGCGCATCTCGCCGAGCGCGTCCTATTACGTCGGCATCCGTGGCCCGACCTATCGGTCGGGCGTGATGGATCACACCCGCTCGCTCGGCTACAACGTGATTACGATGCGCGACTACGTGCGGCGCGGCGAGGCAGACGTGCTGGCGGAGCTGCATGATGCGATGAAGGGCCGCCCGGTCTATCTCTCCTGGGACATGGATTCGTTCGATCCCTCCGTGGCACCCGGCGTGTGCACTCCGACCTGGGGCGGATTCACCGCTCGCGAGGGATTGCAATTGCTGCGCGGCCTCGCCGGTCTCGACATCGTCGCGATCGACATCAATACCGTCAGCCCGCCGCACGACGTTAACGGAATGACGGCGCATCTCGCTGCCTATGTAGCTTACGAGACGCTGCTCCTGCTAGAACACCGCGCCGCTCGCGAGTCATGATAAGCGACCGAGTGTGGCGCTTTCATCTCGCATCGATCGGCAAATTCTCCGTTATGCAGTGCATAGTGTGTACCGCCGCAAAGCGTCGCAAGAATTCGCACCCGCGGCGCGGGCGGCTTCCTAAACCGTGGGTGAAGCTTGAGTCTCCCCGGGATGGCAACGCGCCGTCGACGAGAAACGCGCAACGTTGCCGGCAATCTAAGTATGGAACGTCCGCATCTGGCGCGAAGCGGACATTCGCGGAATGTTTGATTTGGAATGTCCGCCCATGGTGGCGAAGCAAAGCAGAACGGGCAATCGCGCCTTGATTAGGATCTATTACTCAGCCGGTCCAGACGTAATCGCTGGCGCTGGTCTGTCAGACGCCACGCCGCCAGATAGGATACGACCAACGCGGACAGTCCGCTGCCACCGGACAACAGGAACATTAGCAAGATTTGATATTTGACAGCCTCGAGAGGATCGAGACCCGCTAGAATTTGTCCCGTCATGATTCCCGGCAGCGTCACAATTCCTGCTGCCGACATTTGATTGATGATGGGTAACAGGCCTCGCCGGATGGCTTCGCGCACCAGCGGCGCGATCGCTTGGCGATAGGCTTCACCGAGCGACAGTCGTGCTTCTATTGCCTGTCGCTCGCGGTGGACCGACCCTAGAAAACTATCCAGCGACAAACTGGCGGAATTCAGAACGTTGCCGAGAATGATGCCCGCCAGCGGGATCGCATAGTGTGGATCGAACCATGGCTGCGGCCGGATCGCCGTCGTCAAGGCAAGGATCGCCGTGACGAAGGTGGCAAAGCCGACACTGACAAACCCGATCACGAGGTTTGTATGGCCCCTGAACCGGCGCTCCGGTCGGGCCGCCACCTCGCGCGCGGCGACGAGCATCATGACGACAACAAGGAGCAGGGTGGCTGCCGGGTTGTTCAGGGAAAAGATGAAACGCAGCACATAGCCTATTGCAACGAGTTGCACGACCATTCTCGCCGCGGCGATAGCGATTTGGCGATGCAGCCGAAGCCTGAGCCAGATTGAAAGCGCCGCATCGAGGATAATCAAGGAGGCGGCGATCGAGATGTCCAGCGGCGTTAGCAGAATTGGATTCATGGCATTTCCAGATGTCCTGCAGCCATTCGATAGTGCTGATTGCCCAAGCGCTCGGCCTGGTTTGGATCGTGAGTGACCAGCAGGATGGATGCTCCCGTTGCCATTCGCTCCCGAAGGAGCGCCTCGACCCGAACGACCGATTCCTCATCTAATGGGCCGGTCGGTTCGTCCAGGAGCAAAACAGGTGGATCTGGCAGTACGGCCCTTATCAGCGAGAAGCGTTGCTTCTCACCGGTAGAGAGCTGCGCAATCGGGGCGTCCAGAAGATCGACGCGAAGCCCAAGACGAGCCGCCAGGCCTTCGACCTCGCTTCGTCTGTTTACGGCGAAGTGTTCGATCACTCTGTCGGTCCACCACCCCGACTCCGCGGACACGTACGTGACCTGCTTTCGCCACGCCGGGGCGGACATCGAAGCGCGTTCCCTTTCATTCAGCCAAACCTCACCTTCGTTGGGGTCGAGGTCGGCGATCATGCGAAGAAAGAGACTTTTGCCAGATCCCGATGAACCGGTAATCACGGCACACGTACCTATGCCGAGACTCAACTCGAACGGCCCGGCGAACTCGCTGCGGAGCTTTTTCACACGGAGTGCCGCTTCCATCGAATTTCCTTGTCTTTCAGCGGCCCTACCTGTGTCGCCAAAATTGCTGCACCTACAATCAAGACTATCCCTCTGTCGAATCAGTTGATGCCACCCGAGCTGCTGTTACGCCGCCGCGGCGATGAGCGCCCTTGACGGCGTGATGCGAAGTTACGACGCGAAAACCCTATAGTCGGGAGCCGACGCCAGGAATCGGGCGTAGGCGTCGGCATCGGGCGGAGTGAATTTTTCTGCCAATGGTTTGCGGCGGCGCAAAGTCGCTCCCATGTCATCCAGAAGCTCATCGAAATGCTTGAAGTGATAGGGCGCGACGCAAAGTCCGCCGTAAACGCCTGCCGCCGGCCTCTCCACGCGTTTAAAGTGCAGCATCATGTCGATATTTTTGTGCATCTCGTCGTCGGTCGGTTGTTTTGCTAATTGACTGTCGGCGTAACGCACGAGCCAGTTGGCGGCCATCTCGGCACAGAGGACCGTGCAGAAGCTCGAATTGAAGCCCACAAAACCCATGTCGGGAAGATCGGGATTGGCGATGAAACGATAGAGCCGATACTGGCCATCGGCTTCTACAAGCTTGGCGCGATAGACGTCCGGTAAGAACGGGACGCCAAGCTTGAAGCCGATAGCGAGGATCGCAACGTCGGCATCAACACGTTCACCACCGGTCATGACGATTGTTTTGCCATCATAGCGTTGGAATGTGCCGCGGATGGCCTTAATCCGGCCATCGGCCACCATCGGAAAGAAGCCGGGCGTTGCGATCGGAACCGAACAATTGACTCCATCCTCGATGCGTCCCGTGGGGACCATGTCGCATTTTTTCAGCTTCAACTGAAACTTCAGGAGGGCCTCAAGCCCACGCCAATTTGCCCACACCAGGGGCTTGGCGATCGCATGGGCCACGCGTGACGCAGCGCTTAGGCCCCAGGCGCGGAACATTTCTTCCTGAGCGCGGATGTAGAGAATACGTTTGAAATTGATTAGCCCGCCGATGAAGTAGGGAATTCGCCAGACCGGTTCGAGGTACACCATCATCACTTCGCTCGCGCCGGCGTTGACCGAGTTGACGGCTATGTCCGTTGCCGATTTCGAGCCCCCGAGCACGACGACCTTCTTGCCTTTGACCAGCATTGAATCGGTATGTTGTGCCGAATGAAGTATTTCCCCGCCTGCGGCCTTGAAATCGTCTTCGCCAGAAATGCTTAGGGTCCGTCGTTCGTTGAACTGGCCTGTGCAAACCGCGACGAAATCGAAGTCTTCCTGGGCGGTGCTGGAATCGGGATTTCGAATCTTCAGCGTCCAGCCGGGCAAACCGGAGTCGCGACGCGCCATGCCAACTACCGTGGTGTTGAAGCGCATACGCGGCATCAGTCCATGGTCTTTGGCGTAGTCGGTCAGATAAGCATGAACTTGAGGCCCATTCGGCCATTCCGGGTAGGAGTTAGGCATTGGCTTGTCGGTATATCGATAGAGATCTTTGGGGCTTTGGGTCTGCACTTCGGGATAGGAACGTGCGGGCTCCCAGACACCACCAAGATCGCGGCTACATTCGAGTATAGTTACATTGTGCCCGCGCGCTTTGAATACCTTTGCTGTGGTAAGGCCTGCAACGCCTGCGCCGATGACGCAAATATTCTTCTGCTTGACCATGACCCCCTCCTAATTCGAATGCAGCGGAACAGATTGCCCGCGTGAGATTTTTTGAAAGATACATCGAAGCTAACCTAACCGGTAAAGGTTACTGTGCGCATCGACTGGTTGCGCCAGTTTTCGGTCACCATCCAGTCGGCGAAAGCAACCCTTGGAGCGAAGCGGCAAGAATCGCTTCCGTGGTTCCCTGGTGCTTCCCCGCCACTATTTGGGAGGGTCAGCCCAAGGGCAGGGGCTGGAAAAGAGGCGGGGCGGTTCGACTTACTTGAGCGACGAAAAACTCGTCAAAGCTCAACAAATCTGTGCAGAAGGCTCTAGGTCTTCTGCCGTTCGTTTATTGTCTCCTCGGTACGAATCAAAGGAGACACGATGCCTACTCAAATGTCCAAATCACAGTTGATTGACAAGATCGCGACCACCACGGAGCTTGCCAAGCGCGACGTAAAGCACGTCATGGATACTCTGACTGATGTCGGTCACAAGGAGCTGAAGAAAAACGGGATCTTTCTCGTTCCAGGTTTTGCAAAGTTCGTCGTCATCAAGAAACCGGCCACCAAGGCGAGGAAGGGCACCAACCCGTTCACGGGTGAGGAAATGATGTTCAAGGCCAAGCCGGCACGGAAGATCGTAAGGGCGAGGCCCGTCAAAGCCGCAAAGGATGCTGTCTAAAGTAAAGGCCCCCTAACGGGGGCCTTTTTGTTCGAGCGTCTTAGTTCCTGAGGAGGAATCAACTCGAACCTGGCAAGTATGCTTTGAGCTCTAAGCATTTTACAAGTCGCCAATGAAGGTTCAAGGTCCTTTCGTCGCTCTTCTTATTCGCTGGTTTACTTTGAGCCAAATCGAACCTCTGTCGGGCTGCATCACCCGATCGTCAGTCGTTCGCTTGATCCACTCCGGGGATTTCAGTGAAGCTTGTTGCGAAGAACTGAGCGCCATCTAGAGTTCTTGCGTGTCAATTGCAGCCTTTCGCAAGTCTGTTACGTCAGTACGGCAAGCGCAGAAACAACAAGTGATCGCACGTCGCTCGTGCCATTATCTTGTAACCTGGAAGTCTCGTTGTACGACCGCTTATGGCGCGAAGCAGTCACTCACCCCGATCGACAGTTTTGAGACGGCGCTGAAGCGTTAGTCGAGCATACCTTCTGCGGCAGCGGGCTGGACCTTTCCTTTAAGCCGCGCGTCGTTTTCCTTTTGCCTTTGAAACAGCTTTAGCCTTCCGCGGCTTTTTGTCAGATGGGGTGGATACGGCGGGTGTCTCCGCAATCGTCACACGGGCGATACCTCCAAGAGATCTCGCCAAGACTTCGCGCTGTGCAGCCAGCCAGTGTGTGTCGGCCCGTCCATCGCGACAACCATCAGCGATCCACAGATGGTACGCACGTTCGCGAATGGACTGTTCCAGATCCTGCATGTGCAGCTCCTACGTTTTCGATGGGAGCAATTTTGGCGGCACACGTTTAACAAAAGGAAAACACGCGAACAGATGGAACGGGCAATCCCGTTCGGGACCAAGATCGGCTACGACAGGGCGTCTTACCTTCATAGGCATCTAAGATGATCTTGAATATTTGCTTGGCAGAATCTTCTGGCCAACCGCGCTGATGTACATCCTTGACACTCGTGCCAATAGCCTCATTCTGATCACGGCCTTGCGCTTTGGCCTGATACGCTGATCGATATATTGGCTCCCAAGCGTGACAATCACTGAGGGGGCCCGTGTCGGCCAAACCGAATGTGGTCACTAGGGCAGGCGCTGATCGACCGGCGGCTCTACCTGCCGGAAAGCTGGGCGCGGGACGCCGAGCGCCGGGCCAAGGCGCAGGTGGGAGCTTTATTGGGGTTCAAACCAAAGCCAAAGCAGGCTGCGTTTGCGGCTCGCGCGTTTCGCTGCTTGCCCAAGAGCCGGGCTTTACCCCAGCAGCAAATCCGCGACCCTCGCCTTGAGAAAGGCGGCATCTGCCGGATTGGCGCTCGGATTGCCCGCGCGATGACCCCACACACTCGGGATTGACCGCAGGGTCCCGGTTGCAAGATGGGGAAGCTCGGCCGCATTATCCGCAACGCGGAAATAGAGATCCGTCTCGCTCGGCATCAGGAGCATTTGCGCCTTTATGGACTGGAGCGCTTGCGTGAGATCGCCGTTGTAAAGAGTGTTGCCGCTGATATCGCCGTGAAACCAAGCGAGTGCCTGCGCATAGAGGTTCGCCGCGCGGCATTGCGAAAACCGCTCGGCCCAATTGGTGCGGACGAAGGTTTCGAGATCTGGCGCGCCAAGCGCGCTTTTGTAGAGGCCGGCACGGTAGAAATCCTGGCTCAGGCCCCAGGCGGCATAAATGTGGCCAAAGGCCTTGAGCGCCAGCACCGGCTCGCTCGAAAAGCGGCCATTGCCGGTATGCTCGGGCGCGGCTTCGAGCGTGCGCAACAGGCCGGACAGAAAAACTTTGTTGTGATCGGCTGTGCGGGCGCTGCCGCAGACGACGAAGGCGCGTTTCACCATTTCGGGGTAGAGCGCCGCCCAATGATAGGCCTGCATACCGCCCATCGAAAATCCATAAACGGCGGCGAGTTTGTCCACGCCGCACATTTCCGTGACGAGACGCTTTTGCGCCCGAACATTGTCGGCGACGGTGACGAGCGCGGGATAATCCGGCGTCTCCGCCGCGCCGGACGATTCCCCGTTCGAGAACATGCCCACGGCGATGATGCACCAGCGCGTGGGATCGAGAATGCCCTCCGGCCCGATCAGCCAGGACATATCCGCGAGACGCGCGGAATAGCTGCTGGGGTAGAGAATGAGATTGTCGCGCTTGTCGTTGAGCGTGCCAAAGCGCTGCCAGGCGAGCGAGGCCTCGCGGATCACGCCGCCTTTTTCCACGGCAAAATCGCCGAGTGCAAAGGTGCCCGTCTCATTCTCCCAATTCAAGGCTCTTCTCCCGGATATCCGTCTACGCCTTTTCGGCGGCCTGCTCCTCGAAAGCAACAGCGACACGCAGAAGATCGAGGTCCGACCCGCGAGCGCCGATGATCGAAAGCCCCACCGGCGCGCCACCGGCCGTTGCGCCCGGAAGATTGACCTGCGGGACGCCGGTGAGGCCGCCCTGGCTGGTCAGGCAGCCGATGCGTTCGCGCAAGGGGTCCAATTGGTGAAGCGGAAGACCTTTTTGGGGCGCCGGAAACGGTGTCGTCGGCAGGCAGAGGATCGTGCCGGGCGGCAGCAGCAGGCGGAGCCGGGCGCGGGCTTCCATCCGCATCAGGCTCGCGGCATTGCGCTCCGCATCGGTCATCATCGAGCCTTGCAACAAGGCCCGCGCCACGCTGAAGGCGAGACGCGGATTATGGCCGTCGAGCCAGGGCTGGAACGTGCGCCAGGCCTCGCTCCCTTGCAAAACACGTTGCGCGCGCTGCCAGATCGAAAGGCCCTGCGGCGCCAATGTGACATCGCGCCTTTGGCCAATCAGCGCCGCGAGACGGCTGACGGCTGGGGCGAGCGCCTGCTGCACATTCTCATCCGCGAAGCCGAAGGCATCCTCGGCCACCAAAAGCGTCGTGGGCAGCGTGACGGGCAAGTCGCTTCCGAACAAAACCT is drawn from Bradyrhizobium lablabi and contains these coding sequences:
- a CDS encoding ABC transporter substrate-binding protein, which translates into the protein MQSLVPMGLPFRLSPMLCAAALAVALVAPSAAGAQALQSRLFEVTKSKKLRVCQFPLYYSISFRNPKTGEIEGIDADLSKELAKELGAELEIVESSFGTFIADLQANKCEIGMFGVGASLKRAQAVEFSKPYLITNIYAVTRKDGPIKSWADVDKKGVKAAVTLGSYIEPFMKSYLKNAELVSVAPPNTREGELVAQRVDVIITDYPTAIKVTDEFDWAKTIVPEEKLAVTPYAYVVPQGDQIWLNYINLFIDTIKLDGRLMKYAKKNKLDPIVAP
- a CDS encoding amino acid ABC transporter permease — protein: MQTYQFRWDVIPNNIDFLMSGLQMTLIISATALVFAMIGGLLLALVDMSRYLAVRAIGLAIGEVIRNTPILVQLLWVYYVLPIVFNIRISSFAAILIGLSVYMAAFMSEVYRSGIQAVPKGHREAAQVLGLTPFQSFRRIVLPQAIRFTLPPLASNFVQLIKFSSLGAVISVTEITRRGMELSSSTFRPLEIFSFIAVVYFLICWPLSMTIRIWEHRLAQR
- a CDS encoding arginase family protein; this translates as MTEAQLLATTSGFMGVPWATSAAGAKAAILGVPFDCGTHAFRIGSRQGPASIREQSRLVRAYESEVADYDVRAQLKLVDCGDVVLTPSRIQDAFARIEEASWRIVEADTTPIGFGGDGSISVPLVRAAARKWPDLCVLHIDSHTDCHPVNPDHPYDAASQFSHAALEQRISPSASYYVGIRGPTYRSGVMDHTRSLGYNVITMRDYVRRGEADVLAELHDAMKGRPVYLSWDMDSFDPSVAPGVCTPTWGGFTAREGLQLLRGLAGLDIVAIDINTVSPPHDVNGMTAHLAAYVAYETLLLLEHRAARES
- a CDS encoding ABC transporter permease — protein: MNPILLTPLDISIAASLIILDAALSIWLRLRLHRQIAIAAARMVVQLVAIGYVLRFIFSLNNPAATLLLVVVMMLVAAREVAARPERRFRGHTNLVIGFVSVGFATFVTAILALTTAIRPQPWFDPHYAIPLAGIILGNVLNSASLSLDSFLGSVHRERQAIEARLSLGEAYRQAIAPLVREAIRRGLLPIINQMSAAGIVTLPGIMTGQILAGLDPLEAVKYQILLMFLLSGGSGLSALVVSYLAAWRLTDQRQRLRLDRLSNRS
- a CDS encoding ABC transporter ATP-binding protein, producing MEAALRVKKLRSEFAGPFELSLGIGTCAVITGSSGSGKSLFLRMIADLDPNEGEVWLNERERASMSAPAWRKQVTYVSAESGWWTDRVIEHFAVNRRSEVEGLAARLGLRVDLLDAPIAQLSTGEKQRFSLIRAVLPDPPVLLLDEPTGPLDEESVVRVEALLRERMATGASILLVTHDPNQAERLGNQHYRMAAGHLEMP
- a CDS encoding M20/M25/M40 family metallo-hydrolase, which codes for MRNAEPAPDARHNIANEVAAGRDALIAMTQRLVAASSPNPPGDVTQAADVAATLLAEIDGARVEWFETAPGIVNLVAMIDSGRPGKRLVFNGHLDTFPLGEDLGWTVSPLGGTLRDGKLYGRGVSDMKGGIAASLVATQVLARHRNAWSGEIVVTLAGDEENMGSLGSRWLLENISHAKGDAMISGDVGSPLVVRFGEKGLCWIEIDATGQPAHGAHVHKGVNAIDRLRTALEGLKRLEALPVNAPPAVTAAIMAAKSVSEPLSGAGEADTLQRITVNIGTISGGVSPNLVPSHARAAADIRLPVGVTLDEVEAALRRELGAIDGVTWRVIEKYPPGFTPPHHEIVRHTVAAATEILGRAPVVNMRVGASDARLYRMFGVPSVVFGCTPFGMGGPDEYILVDELVRVAQVHALAALAFLSDSEEGTT
- a CDS encoding amidase, with protein sequence MTLTGAFVPGPRTHVPGAAAGPLAGLSFAVKDLIDVAGVPTGGGNPDWPRFAPTPARHAWAVQTLLDAGASVAGKTITDEVSLGILGENAHDGTPLNPAAPGRVPGGSSSGSASAVAAKACDFALGTDSGGSVRVPSSFCGLYGIRPTHGRIDFTGIAVQAPGSDTCGWFARDAATFARVGEVLFGSDLPVTLPTTLLVAEDAFGFADENVQQALAPAVSRLAALIGQRRDVTLAPQGLSIWQRAQRVLQGSEAWRTFQPWLDGHNPRLAFSVARALLQGSMMTDAERNAASLMRMEARARLRLLLPPGTILCLPTTPFPAPQKGLPLHQLDPLRERIGCLTSQGGLTGVPQVNLPGATAGGAPVGLSIIGARGSDLDLLRVAVAFEEQAAEKA
- a CDS encoding alpha/beta fold hydrolase, which encodes MNWENETGTFALGDFAVEKGGVIREASLAWQRFGTLNDKRDNLILYPSSYSARLADMSWLIGPEGILDPTRWCIIAVGMFSNGESSGAAETPDYPALVTVADNVRAQKRLVTEMCGVDKLAAVYGFSMGGMQAYHWAALYPEMVKRAFVVCGSARTADHNKVFLSGLLRTLEAAPEHTGNGRFSSEPVLALKAFGHIYAAWGLSQDFYRAGLYKSALGAPDLETFVRTNWAERFSQCRAANLYAQALAWFHGDISGNTLYNGDLTQALQSIKAQMLLMPSETDLYFRVADNAAELPHLATGTLRSIPSVWGHRAGNPSANPADAAFLKARVADLLLG
- a CDS encoding flavin-containing monooxygenase — its product is MVKQKNICVIGAGVAGLTTAKVFKARGHNVTILECSRDLGGVWEPARSYPEVQTQSPKDLYRYTDKPMPNSYPEWPNGPQVHAYLTDYAKDHGLMPRMRFNTTVVGMARRDSGLPGWTLKIRNPDSSTAQEDFDFVAVCTGQFNERRTLSISGEDDFKAAGGEILHSAQHTDSMLVKGKKVVVLGGSKSATDIAVNSVNAGASEVMMVYLEPVWRIPYFIGGLINFKRILYIRAQEEMFRAWGLSAASRVAHAIAKPLVWANWRGLEALLKFQLKLKKCDMVPTGRIEDGVNCSVPIATPGFFPMVADGRIKAIRGTFQRYDGKTIVMTGGERVDADVAILAIGFKLGVPFLPDVYRAKLVEADGQYRLYRFIANPDLPDMGFVGFNSSFCTVLCAEMAANWLVRYADSQLAKQPTDDEMHKNIDMMLHFKRVERPAAGVYGGLCVAPYHFKHFDELLDDMGATLRRRKPLAEKFTPPDADAYARFLASAPDYRVFAS
- a CDS encoding HU family DNA-binding protein, whose amino-acid sequence is MPTQMSKSQLIDKIATTTELAKRDVKHVMDTLTDVGHKELKKNGIFLVPGFAKFVVIKKPATKARKGTNPFTGEEMMFKAKPARKIVRARPVKAAKDAV
- a CDS encoding DUF2934 domain-containing protein; this encodes MQDLEQSIRERAYHLWIADGCRDGRADTHWLAAQREVLARSLGGIARVTIAETPAVSTPSDKKPRKAKAVSKAKGKRRAA